In Pseudoxanthobacter soli DSM 19599, a single window of DNA contains:
- a CDS encoding serine protease: MRVWKGASVLLLGGALIAAPVREARAGGDGAAVVSGVLGFALGAIAGSAMNNQQRPGNAPAPTQRAPKRQKPVRAPDQTVLNAQTALKYFGFYNGSVDGVSGPGTRQAIAAFQAKVGEEPTGKLTPDQYAALMQIYADRGSGMGASGPAPNDPGVDQLFAAISRGPDDGAPARAVPAATTATNVATGAAAAGTAAAAAAASPASQPVATDEPVVALVEYNDVCIGRNALKSADATAGEIAIRQHFCGTHALAVAAGNAAIDEAEMTDMDVVLARCEKTEEAIDTAMADVSTAEPAKKMEALSGQFAGMTEEAKPKAVRNFVICTGVGLNALDAGVVNAASLALAALGNDAYLEFVASSLAIGIGEGKDSAAAAEWYDYLASRPVVEAPGSGMPVLKAADVAAFRAMASGLRAGGDVQIAKAESLLVPQFDQPAADPQEKAPPEVIQTAKTTVGGETGGTPGPVAADSSHKGLANSEIAEILKDSIVVIYDPKGGTSGTGFMIGPRYILTNSHVVQEADRVVVASRRYGVRAANVVAKGMTPRRVGIDAAVLETVNWTADKHLAFSTAVREGEPVAIGGFPGRASESDRSSERFFSIITQNRIPTIDDIPAPKFDFGYVQSLFTDSETGLKNIQEGLETSPGNSGSPVTNSCGDVVGLHYQGSVARLTVRNGQALGDTSKYNYAITSDEVLKFLKSINIRYDVVDDPCR; encoded by the coding sequence TTGCGCGTATGGAAAGGCGCTTCGGTCCTTCTTCTCGGCGGTGCGCTGATCGCGGCGCCGGTGCGCGAGGCGCGGGCGGGCGGAGACGGCGCTGCGGTCGTGAGCGGCGTGCTCGGGTTCGCGCTCGGCGCCATCGCCGGCAGCGCCATGAACAACCAGCAGCGCCCCGGCAATGCGCCGGCCCCCACCCAGCGCGCGCCGAAGCGCCAGAAGCCCGTGCGGGCGCCGGACCAGACGGTGCTCAACGCGCAGACCGCGCTGAAATATTTCGGCTTCTACAACGGGTCCGTCGACGGGGTGAGCGGGCCGGGCACGCGGCAGGCGATCGCTGCCTTTCAGGCCAAGGTCGGCGAGGAGCCGACCGGAAAGCTGACACCGGATCAATACGCCGCCCTGATGCAGATCTACGCTGATCGCGGCAGCGGCATGGGCGCCAGCGGCCCGGCGCCGAACGACCCAGGCGTGGATCAGCTGTTCGCCGCGATTTCGCGCGGGCCGGATGACGGCGCGCCCGCCCGCGCCGTGCCGGCCGCTACGACCGCCACCAACGTCGCGACGGGAGCCGCCGCAGCCGGCACCGCAGCCGCCGCGGCTGCCGCTTCGCCGGCCTCCCAGCCGGTCGCGACCGACGAACCGGTGGTGGCGCTCGTCGAGTACAACGACGTCTGCATCGGCCGGAACGCGCTGAAATCCGCCGATGCCACAGCGGGCGAGATCGCGATCCGCCAGCATTTCTGCGGCACCCATGCCCTGGCGGTCGCGGCCGGCAACGCGGCCATCGACGAGGCCGAAATGACGGACATGGATGTGGTGCTGGCGCGGTGCGAGAAAACCGAGGAAGCCATCGACACCGCGATGGCCGACGTCTCGACCGCCGAGCCTGCCAAGAAGATGGAGGCGCTGTCCGGCCAGTTCGCCGGCATGACGGAGGAGGCGAAGCCGAAGGCGGTGCGCAATTTCGTCATCTGCACGGGCGTCGGCCTGAACGCGCTCGATGCCGGCGTGGTCAATGCGGCGTCGCTCGCGCTCGCGGCCCTCGGCAACGACGCCTATCTCGAGTTCGTGGCCTCATCCCTCGCGATCGGCATCGGTGAGGGGAAAGACTCCGCCGCCGCCGCCGAGTGGTACGACTACCTGGCCTCGCGGCCAGTCGTGGAGGCGCCCGGCTCCGGCATGCCGGTGTTGAAGGCGGCGGATGTCGCGGCGTTCAGGGCGATGGCGTCCGGCCTGAGGGCCGGCGGGGACGTTCAGATCGCGAAGGCGGAAAGCCTGCTCGTGCCGCAGTTCGACCAGCCGGCCGCCGATCCGCAGGAAAAGGCGCCGCCGGAGGTGATCCAGACGGCGAAGACGACCGTGGGGGGCGAGACAGGCGGTACGCCGGGGCCGGTCGCGGCCGACTCAAGTCACAAGGGGCTCGCGAATTCCGAGATCGCCGAGATCCTCAAGGACTCGATCGTCGTCATCTACGATCCGAAGGGCGGCACGTCCGGCACCGGGTTCATGATCGGGCCGCGCTATATCCTGACCAATTCCCATGTGGTGCAGGAGGCGGACCGGGTGGTGGTCGCCAGCCGTCGCTATGGCGTGCGCGCGGCCAACGTCGTGGCGAAGGGCATGACCCCGCGGAGGGTCGGCATCGACGCCGCGGTGCTCGAAACCGTCAACTGGACGGCGGACAAGCACCTCGCCTTCAGCACCGCGGTGCGCGAGGGCGAGCCGGTCGCGATCGGCGGCTTTCCGGGGCGCGCCTCGGAAAGCGACCGGTCGTCCGAGCGCTTCTTCAGCATCATCACTCAGAACCGCATTCCGACCATCGACGATATCCCGGCGCCGAAATTCGACTTCGGCTATGTGCAGTCGCTGTTCACCGACAGCGAGACCGGCCTGAAGAACATCCAGGAGGGCCTGGAAACCTCGCCCGGCAATTCGGGGTCGCCGGTCACGAACAGCTGCGGAGACGTGGTCGGGCTGCATTATCAGGGCTCGGTGGCCCGCCTCACGGTCAGAAACGGCCAGGCGCTCGGTGATACCTCGAAATACAACTACGCCATCACCAGCGACGAGGTGCTGAAGTTCCTGAAGTCCATCAACATCCGCTACGACGTCGTTGACGATCCGTGCAGATGA
- a CDS encoding arginyltransferase → MTRQFSDNPQFYLTAPSPCPYLEGRMERKVFTHLVGDKAAALNDVLTQGGFRRSQNIAYRPACEGCRACMSIRIVVDDFDWTASFRRVLRANASLIGQDSAPRPSSEQYSLFRRYLDARHADGGMADMSVLDYAMMVEDTHVDTRLIEYRRRTPDSAITGRGGGPLIAAALTDQLCDGLSMVYSFFEPDMADRSLGTFIILDHIRRARAAGLPYVYLGYWVEGSPKMGYKARFRPQEHLGARGWERA, encoded by the coding sequence ATGACCCGGCAGTTCAGCGACAACCCCCAGTTCTATCTGACCGCGCCGTCTCCCTGCCCTTATCTCGAAGGCCGGATGGAGCGGAAGGTCTTCACGCACCTCGTCGGCGACAAGGCCGCCGCGCTGAACGACGTCCTCACCCAGGGCGGCTTCCGGCGCAGCCAGAACATCGCCTACCGGCCGGCGTGCGAGGGCTGCCGCGCCTGCATGTCGATCCGTATCGTGGTGGATGATTTCGACTGGACGGCCTCGTTCCGGCGCGTGCTGCGGGCGAACGCGTCGCTGATCGGCCAGGACTCCGCGCCGCGCCCGTCGTCCGAGCAATACAGTCTGTTCCGCCGCTATCTCGACGCGCGCCACGCCGACGGCGGCATGGCCGACATGTCGGTGCTCGACTACGCGATGATGGTCGAGGACACCCACGTCGACACCCGCCTGATCGAATATCGCCGCCGCACGCCCGACAGCGCCATCACCGGGCGCGGCGGCGGGCCGCTGATCGCGGCCGCTCTGACGGACCAGCTCTGCGACGGGCTGTCGATGGTCTATTCGTTCTTCGAGCCGGACATGGCGGACCGCAGCCTCGGCACCTTCATCATTCTCGACCACATCCGCCGCGCCCGCGCCGCCGGCCTGCCCTATGTCTATCTCGGCTACTGGGTCGAGGGCTCGCCTAAGATGGGCTACAAAGCCCGCTTCCGCCCCCAGGAACACCTCGGCGCCCGCGGCTGGGAACGCGCCTGA
- a CDS encoding RDD family protein produces MSDLSSAQPMVDRPFDRPDLYAGVRRRRMVAFLFDVVMIFVLTLIGAVVVFFLGLFTLGLGWFAYLFLWQGVALVYAAATLGGPRSATPGMRALGLEMRVWNGGAGYPLLAVAHSLLFYLSVSFLTPFVLLVGLIDTRKRLLHDLVLGTVVVDTEAARRPV; encoded by the coding sequence ATGAGCGATCTTTCGTCCGCACAACCGATGGTCGACCGGCCGTTCGACCGGCCCGATCTCTATGCCGGCGTGCGCCGGCGGCGGATGGTGGCCTTTCTGTTCGACGTGGTGATGATCTTCGTCCTCACGCTGATCGGCGCGGTCGTCGTGTTCTTCCTGGGTCTGTTCACGCTGGGGCTCGGCTGGTTCGCCTACCTGTTCCTGTGGCAGGGCGTGGCGCTGGTCTATGCCGCCGCGACCCTCGGCGGGCCGCGCTCGGCGACGCCGGGAATGCGCGCCCTCGGGCTGGAGATGCGGGTCTGGAACGGCGGCGCCGGCTATCCGCTGCTCGCCGTGGCGCACTCGCTTCTGTTCTATCTCTCGGTTTCGTTCCTGACGCCGTTCGTGCTGCTGGTCGGGCTGATCGACACCCGCAAGCGGCTGCTGCACGATCTCGTGCTCGGCACGGTCGTCGTGGATACCGAAGCGGCGCGCCGGCCCGTCTGA
- a CDS encoding threonine ammonia-lyase, translated as MDATSPVAPAEAPARQLAPSPTVDVGPPAAWPTLDGIRAAADLLRDRIVRTPLLPARKLSDLTGAEVFVKYENLQVTSAFKERGALVKLMSLDAARRQRGVIAMSAGNHAQAVAYHAARLGIPAVIVMPEPTPFVKVAATRAYGARVVLAGETVAEAQVEAERISRAEGYSWVHPYDDAEVIRGQGTVALEMLADEPDLETLLVPVGGGGLISGIAIAAKALKPGIEIVGVETELYPSLIAARAGTQAICGGNTLAEGIAVKNVGVLPLAITRALVDDVVAVSESHIERAVNAFLTIQKTAAEGAGAAGLAALIADPARFAGRKVGVVLTGGNIDPRILAAIMVRELTRADRIVSIRVTVPDRPGTLAELSGIIGGTGGNILEVSHHRFFLEVPAKGARVDITIETRDRAHLDEIIDALNARGFIAARVAAAESRM; from the coding sequence ATGGACGCCACCTCCCCGGTCGCGCCGGCCGAAGCCCCGGCCCGGCAGCTCGCGCCGTCTCCCACCGTCGATGTGGGGCCGCCGGCGGCGTGGCCGACGCTCGACGGGATCCGCGCCGCGGCCGACCTGCTGCGCGACCGCATCGTGCGCACGCCGCTGCTGCCCGCCCGCAAGCTCTCCGATCTCACGGGCGCCGAGGTGTTCGTGAAATACGAGAACCTCCAGGTCACCAGCGCCTTCAAGGAGCGCGGCGCGCTCGTCAAGCTTATGAGCCTCGATGCCGCCCGCCGGCAGCGCGGCGTCATCGCCATGTCGGCCGGCAACCATGCCCAGGCGGTCGCCTATCACGCGGCCCGCCTCGGCATTCCCGCCGTGATCGTGATGCCGGAGCCGACGCCGTTCGTGAAGGTGGCCGCCACCCGCGCCTACGGCGCCCGCGTGGTGCTCGCCGGCGAGACCGTGGCCGAGGCGCAGGTCGAGGCCGAGCGCATCTCCCGGGCCGAGGGCTACAGCTGGGTGCATCCCTACGACGATGCGGAGGTCATCCGCGGCCAGGGCACCGTCGCGCTCGAGATGCTTGCGGACGAGCCGGATCTCGAAACTCTGCTCGTGCCGGTCGGCGGCGGCGGGCTGATCTCCGGCATCGCCATCGCCGCCAAGGCGCTGAAGCCCGGCATCGAGATCGTGGGTGTCGAGACGGAACTCTATCCCTCGCTCATCGCCGCGCGGGCCGGAACGCAGGCCATCTGCGGCGGCAACACGCTGGCCGAAGGCATCGCGGTGAAGAATGTCGGCGTGCTGCCGCTCGCGATCACCCGCGCGCTGGTGGACGACGTCGTCGCCGTCTCCGAAAGCCATATCGAGCGGGCGGTGAACGCCTTCCTGACGATCCAGAAGACCGCCGCCGAGGGCGCCGGGGCGGCCGGGCTCGCGGCGCTGATCGCCGATCCCGCACGGTTCGCGGGCCGCAAGGTCGGCGTCGTGCTCACCGGCGGCAACATCGATCCGCGCATCCTGGCCGCCATCATGGTCCGCGAGCTGACGCGCGCGGACCGCATCGTCTCGATCCGCGTCACCGTGCCGGACCGGCCGGGCACGCTCGCCGAGCTGTCCGGCATCATCGGCGGCACCGGCGGCAACATTCTGGAAGTTTCGCACCACCGCTTCTTCCTGGAGGTGCCGGCGAAGGGCGCGCGCGTCGACATCACCATCGAGACGCGCGACCGCGCCCACCTCGACGAGATCATCGACGCCCTCAATGCCCGCGGATTCATCGCCGCCCGCGTCGCGGCGGCCGAATCCCGGATGTGA
- the hemB gene encoding porphobilinogen synthase, with amino-acid sequence MRRNRRTDWSRRLVRETTLTVDDLIWPIFVRDGDEVEQVASMPGVSRLPVARAAEAAAEAAALGIPAIALFPFTDPGLRDEGGTEAFNPNNLVCQAVRAIRAAAPDIGIITDVALDPYTSHGHDGVMHGNEIVNDATVERLVEQALVQAAAGADIIAPSDMMDGRVGAIRPALDANGFGHVQIMSYAAKYASAFYGPFRDAVGSNKTLRGDKRTYQMDPGNTDEALREAEIDISEGADMVMVKPGLPYLDIVWRLKQTFGMPTFAYQVSGEYAMIRGAADRGWIDGERAMFESLQAFKRAGADGVLTYFAVDVARRLRAG; translated from the coding sequence ATGCGCCGCAACCGCCGCACCGACTGGTCGCGCCGGCTGGTGCGCGAGACCACGCTCACCGTCGACGACCTGATCTGGCCGATCTTCGTGCGGGACGGCGACGAGGTGGAGCAGGTGGCCTCCATGCCCGGCGTGTCGCGGCTGCCGGTGGCGCGCGCGGCAGAGGCCGCGGCGGAAGCCGCCGCGCTCGGCATTCCCGCCATCGCGCTGTTTCCGTTCACCGACCCCGGCCTGCGCGACGAAGGCGGCACCGAGGCGTTCAACCCCAACAATCTCGTCTGCCAGGCCGTGCGCGCCATCCGCGCCGCCGCGCCCGACATCGGCATCATCACCGACGTCGCGCTCGACCCCTATACCAGCCACGGCCACGACGGCGTGATGCACGGCAACGAGATCGTCAACGACGCCACCGTCGAGCGGCTGGTCGAGCAGGCGCTGGTGCAGGCCGCGGCCGGCGCCGACATCATCGCGCCGTCCGACATGATGGACGGCCGCGTCGGCGCGATCCGCCCGGCGCTCGATGCCAACGGCTTCGGCCATGTCCAGATCATGTCCTATGCCGCGAAATATGCCTCGGCGTTCTACGGCCCGTTCCGCGACGCGGTCGGTTCGAACAAGACGCTGCGCGGCGACAAGCGCACCTACCAGATGGATCCCGGCAACACCGACGAGGCGCTCCGCGAAGCGGAGATCGACATCTCCGAAGGCGCCGACATGGTGATGGTGAAGCCCGGCCTGCCCTATCTCGACATCGTCTGGCGGCTGAAGCAGACGTTCGGCATGCCGACCTTCGCCTATCAGGTGTCGGGCGAATACGCGATGATCCGCGGCGCCGCCGACCGCGGCTGGATCGACGGCGAGCGCGCCATGTTCGAGAGCCTGCAGGCCTTCAAGCGCGCGGGTGCCGACGGCGTGCTCACCTATTTCGCGGTGGATGTCGCCCGCCGGCTGAGGGCGGGATGA
- a CDS encoding DUF6163 family protein — translation MTNASPDIAGSPAASGAAPPGARQADDGDGVASRRPGFFARLFGARAEGEGRRRRRRPSPAAPIGKGNPVGPRRRAEPLSGGVPQIDDSAIDWKITFVSADYWSWERILTWYMRFNAILWMAMGLYMWARITGFLPWRGHFFWDMPIEWRSAIVYYGVLDLVVSVGLWLAAPWGVVIWLFTIVSQIVTHSAFSEIFGERPFRIPFYAVTVFFYVLLAFRVRRTRR, via the coding sequence ATGACCAACGCCTCGCCCGACATCGCCGGAAGCCCGGCCGCGAGCGGAGCCGCTCCGCCCGGCGCGCGGCAGGCGGACGACGGCGATGGTGTTGCCTCCCGGCGCCCGGGCTTCTTCGCGCGGCTGTTCGGCGCCCGTGCCGAGGGTGAGGGGCGCCGGCGCCGCCGCCGGCCCTCGCCCGCCGCGCCGATCGGCAAGGGCAATCCCGTCGGCCCGCGCCGCCGCGCCGAGCCGCTGTCCGGCGGCGTTCCCCAGATCGACGACAGCGCCATCGACTGGAAAATCACGTTCGTCTCGGCGGATTATTGGTCGTGGGAGCGCATCCTCACCTGGTACATGAGGTTCAACGCGATCCTCTGGATGGCGATGGGCCTTTATATGTGGGCGCGCATCACCGGCTTCCTGCCCTGGCGCGGGCACTTCTTCTGGGACATGCCGATCGAGTGGCGGTCGGCCATCGTCTATTATGGCGTGCTCGACCTCGTCGTGTCCGTCGGGCTCTGGCTCGCGGCCCCGTGGGGCGTGGTGATCTGGCTGTTCACGATCGTCTCGCAGATCGTGACGCACAGCGCCTTCTCCGAAATCTTCGGCGAGCGCCCGTTCCGTATCCCGTTCTATGCGGTGACGGTTTTCTTCTATGTGCTGCTGGCCTTCCGGGTGCGTCGCACGCGCCGTTGA
- a CDS encoding MarR family winged helix-turn-helix transcriptional regulator — protein sequence MYAGRAVEIGSSGGETSRGSALKPSFLEAVMLVERVHRRFLDVVKDELERLRRADVNSVQAVLLYNIGDSELSAGELKSRGYYLGSNVSYNIKKLTEAGFIVQERSLQDRRSIRIRLTESGRAVAAIVANLYERNARTLSEVGVLDVADLRQMTTALQRLDRFWDDQIRYRM from the coding sequence ATGTACGCGGGACGGGCGGTCGAAATCGGATCGAGCGGCGGCGAAACATCGCGCGGCAGCGCGCTGAAGCCGAGCTTCCTCGAAGCCGTGATGCTCGTCGAGCGGGTTCACCGCCGGTTCCTCGACGTGGTGAAGGACGAACTGGAGCGCCTGCGGCGCGCCGACGTGAACAGTGTGCAGGCGGTGCTCCTGTACAATATCGGCGATTCCGAACTGAGCGCCGGCGAGCTGAAGAGCCGCGGCTACTATCTCGGCTCGAACGTCTCGTACAACATCAAGAAGCTGACCGAAGCCGGTTTCATCGTTCAGGAAAGATCGCTTCAGGACCGGCGCTCGATCCGCATCCGGCTGACCGAGAGTGGGCGCGCGGTGGCGGCGATCGTCGCCAATCTCTACGAGCGCAACGCCCGCACGCTGAGCGAAGTCGGGGTGCTCGACGTCGCGGACCTGCGCCAGATGACGACGGCGCTTCAGCGGCTCGACCGCTTCTGGGACGACCAGATCCGCTACCGGATGTGA
- a CDS encoding L,D-transpeptidase family protein, which yields MIKDSAVARGSVRLAQRLRSLVSGERTGVESDAPASVSRRNMLTLMGGGAVGAFVTGPAMAQSAYEAAMSSGSGAEWADKFDAPMPSLQSVKSNRPTFSPQSAAYTEQAIQAYTAIVQKGGWPTLPTNMNRLKVGSRGPNVVTLRQRLLVTGDLVQNSGRQDTFDSYVDAAVRRFQIRNGLQPDGVVGGSTLKALNVPADVRLQQLQVNLVRLKAMSGDLGQRYVMVNIPGAEIEAVENGLVASRHLAVVGKIDRQSPILTSKISQINFNPYWHVPVSIIRKDLIPKMQADPNYLTRNKIHIYDGKGRELQATDIDWNTNDAVNYQFRQEPGLDNSMGSVKINFANPYSVYMHDTPSKSLFGQDARFHSSGCVRVQNVRQLIGWLLKTNPEWPEQKIDQVIRDGTRVDAQVKPPVPLYFTYVTAWATPEGVVNFRSDIYMRDGLGTVTITDGDVPPDQTASAAAPTTQQSASAAPAYSQAPAQTAPTQVTTTETFGGTQPSAGFQGNSSSFAGYKPSPAYGDGGAGQAY from the coding sequence ATGATCAAGGATAGCGCAGTTGCGCGAGGCTCTGTTCGGCTGGCGCAGCGTCTGCGTTCTCTGGTGAGCGGCGAGCGGACCGGCGTCGAGAGCGACGCCCCCGCCTCCGTGTCCCGCCGCAACATGTTGACGCTGATGGGCGGCGGCGCCGTCGGCGCGTTCGTGACCGGTCCGGCCATGGCGCAGTCGGCCTACGAAGCGGCGATGAGCTCCGGCTCGGGCGCCGAGTGGGCCGACAAGTTCGACGCGCCGATGCCGAGCCTTCAGTCGGTGAAATCGAACCGGCCGACCTTCTCGCCCCAGAGCGCGGCCTATACCGAGCAGGCGATCCAGGCCTATACCGCCATCGTCCAGAAGGGCGGATGGCCGACGCTGCCGACGAACATGAACCGCCTCAAGGTCGGTTCGCGCGGACCGAACGTCGTCACCCTGCGCCAGCGTCTGCTGGTGACGGGCGATCTCGTGCAGAACAGCGGCCGGCAGGACACGTTCGATTCCTATGTCGACGCCGCGGTGCGCCGCTTCCAGATCCGCAACGGCCTTCAGCCGGACGGCGTGGTCGGCGGCTCCACTCTCAAGGCGCTCAACGTGCCGGCCGACGTGCGGCTTCAGCAGCTTCAGGTCAACCTCGTGCGCCTCAAGGCGATGTCGGGCGACCTCGGCCAGCGCTACGTGATGGTGAACATTCCGGGCGCGGAGATCGAGGCGGTGGAGAACGGCCTCGTCGCCTCCCGCCACCTCGCCGTCGTGGGCAAGATCGACCGTCAGAGCCCGATCCTGACCTCCAAGATCAGCCAGATCAACTTCAACCCCTATTGGCACGTGCCGGTCTCGATCATCCGCAAGGATCTGATCCCGAAGATGCAGGCCGATCCGAACTACCTGACCCGCAACAAGATCCACATCTACGACGGCAAGGGTCGCGAGCTGCAGGCGACCGACATCGACTGGAACACCAACGACGCGGTGAACTACCAGTTCCGTCAGGAGCCGGGTCTCGACAATTCCATGGGTTCGGTGAAGATCAACTTCGCCAACCCCTATTCGGTCTACATGCACGACACGCCGTCCAAGAGCCTGTTCGGCCAGGATGCGCGGTTCCATTCGTCGGGCTGCGTGCGCGTGCAGAACGTGCGCCAGCTGATCGGCTGGCTTTTGAAGACCAACCCGGAATGGCCGGAGCAGAAGATCGACCAGGTGATCCGCGACGGCACCCGCGTCGACGCGCAGGTCAAGCCGCCCGTGCCGCTGTACTTCACCTATGTGACGGCGTGGGCGACCCCAGAAGGCGTGGTCAATTTCCGCTCCGACATCTACATGCGTGACGGCCTCGGCACCGTGACCATCACCGACGGCGACGTGCCGCCGGACCAGACGGCGAGCGCCGCGGCGCCGACCACCCAGCAGAGCGCTTCGGCCGCGCCGGCCTATTCGCAGGCCCCGGCCCAGACGGCGCCGACCCAGGTCACCACCACGGAGACCTTCGGCGGCACGCAGCCGAGCGCCGGGTTCCAGGGCAACAGCTCGTCCTTCGCCGGCTATAAGCCGAGTCCCGCCTATGGCGACGGCGGCGCGGGTCAGGCCTACTGA
- the thiL gene encoding thiamine-phosphate kinase has product MTRPGEDDLIARYLAPLATDPGAAGLTDDAAVIAADPDHDLVVTTDAIAAGIHFFADDPPAAIARKALRVNLSDIAAKGAVPRGYLLTLALPSDWTEHWLADFVGGLAADQAEFACPLLGGDTIRSPGGLVVSVTCFGSVPREAAVRRGGARPGDRLFVTGTIGDAALGLHLRRDPAAAGRCGLDPADIAHLHDRYLLPRPRSAAAAAVCGFASAAMDISDGLVGDLGRMCRAAGVSARVHAERVPLSPGAARMLAADPALIGTALGGGDDYEILCAVPPDSAAGFTASLARAGIAVAGIGEIGPGPAAVTVVDAGGRPLPLGLGRYEHF; this is encoded by the coding sequence GTGACACGTCCCGGTGAAGACGACCTGATCGCGCGCTATCTCGCGCCGCTCGCCACCGATCCCGGCGCGGCGGGGCTGACGGACGACGCGGCGGTTATCGCCGCCGATCCGGACCACGACCTCGTGGTGACGACGGACGCCATCGCCGCCGGCATTCACTTCTTCGCCGACGATCCGCCCGCCGCAATCGCCCGCAAGGCGCTGCGGGTCAACCTGTCGGACATTGCCGCGAAGGGTGCCGTGCCGCGCGGCTACCTGCTGACGCTTGCGCTCCCGTCCGACTGGACCGAGCACTGGCTCGCCGATTTCGTCGGCGGACTCGCGGCCGATCAGGCCGAGTTCGCCTGCCCCCTCCTCGGCGGCGACACCATCCGCTCGCCCGGCGGGCTCGTGGTTTCCGTCACCTGCTTCGGCTCGGTCCCGCGCGAGGCCGCCGTGCGCCGCGGCGGCGCGCGGCCCGGTGACCGGCTGTTCGTGACCGGCACCATCGGCGACGCCGCCCTCGGCCTTCACCTGCGCCGCGATCCTGCGGCGGCCGGCCGTTGCGGCCTCGATCCGGCCGACATCGCGCACCTCCACGACCGCTATCTGCTGCCGCGCCCGCGCAGCGCCGCGGCGGCCGCCGTGTGCGGTTTCGCCTCGGCGGCGATGGACATCTCCGACGGCCTCGTCGGCGATCTCGGCCGCATGTGCCGCGCGGCCGGCGTCTCGGCGCGGGTGCACGCCGAACGCGTTCCGCTCTCGCCGGGGGCCGCGCGGATGCTTGCCGCCGATCCGGCCCTGATCGGAACCGCCCTCGGCGGCGGCGACGACTACGAAATCCTCTGCGCCGTCCCGCCCGACAGCGCCGCCGGTTTCACGGCGAGCCTCGCCCGGGCCGGCATCGCCGTCGCCGGGATCGGCGAGATCGGTCCGGGTCCGGCGGCCGTCACGGTGGTCGATGCCGGCGGGCGCCCGCTGCCGCTCGGGCTCGGCCGCTACGAGCACTTCTGA
- the nusB gene encoding transcription antitermination factor NusB, translated as MSEPARPVPREQKPANQRSLARLAAVQALYQMEIAGTDLADVVAEFELFRLGKEIDGEQYRDADAAWFRDLMSGVVAEQRVIDPMIHSTLMDGWPLRRVDSILRATLRAGVYELIRRADVPARVVITEYVEVARAFFEEDEPRIVNGVLDRIAHELRPAEFAAPTAGKA; from the coding sequence ATGTCCGAACCGGCACGCCCCGTTCCCCGGGAACAGAAACCGGCCAACCAGCGCAGCCTCGCAAGGCTCGCGGCCGTGCAGGCGCTCTACCAGATGGAGATCGCCGGCACGGATCTGGCCGACGTTGTCGCGGAGTTCGAGCTGTTCCGTCTCGGCAAGGAAATCGACGGCGAGCAATATCGCGACGCCGACGCCGCCTGGTTCCGCGACCTGATGTCCGGCGTGGTCGCCGAGCAGCGCGTCATCGATCCGATGATCCACAGCACGCTGATGGACGGCTGGCCGCTGCGGCGGGTCGATTCCATCCTCCGCGCCACCCTGCGCGCCGGCGTCTACGAACTGATCCGCCGGGCGGACGTGCCCGCCCGCGTCGTCATCACCGAATATGTCGAGGTCGCCCGCGCCTTCTTCGAGGAAGACGAGCCGCGTATCGTCAACGGCGTGCTCGACCGCATCGCCCACGAGTTGCGCCCGGCCGAGTTCGCGGCGCCCACCGCCGGCAAGGCCTGA
- the ribH gene encoding 6,7-dimethyl-8-ribityllumazine synthase, translated as MADDSAPHVLIIEARFYDDIADALVEGAIRALDEAGATYERISVPGVLEIPAALSMALVAMELGDVDYDGFVALGCVIRGETTHYDIVANESARALMTLTVDGALALGNGILTVENDEQAWARARVDRKDKGGFAAKAALAMIEHKNRFGV; from the coding sequence ATGGCCGACGATTCAGCACCTCACGTTCTCATCATCGAGGCCCGCTTCTACGACGACATCGCCGACGCGCTCGTCGAAGGGGCGATCCGTGCGCTCGACGAGGCCGGGGCGACCTACGAGCGGATCTCGGTCCCGGGCGTGCTCGAAATCCCCGCCGCGCTCTCCATGGCGCTGGTCGCGATGGAACTCGGCGACGTGGACTATGACGGCTTCGTCGCGCTCGGCTGCGTCATCCGCGGCGAGACCACCCACTACGACATCGTCGCCAACGAATCCGCCCGCGCGCTGATGACCCTCACGGTCGACGGCGCTCTCGCGCTCGGCAACGGCATTCTGACCGTCGAGAACGACGAGCAGGCCTGGGCACGTGCCCGCGTCGACCGCAAGGACAAGGGCGGCTTCGCCGCCAAGGCCGCGCTGGCCATGATCGAGCACAAGAACCGCTTCGGAGTATGA